Proteins encoded within one genomic window of Ctenopharyngodon idella isolate HZGC_01 chromosome 6, HZGC01, whole genome shotgun sequence:
- the padi2 gene encoding protein-arginine deiminase type-2 isoform X1 has product MDVSQEQTHSVPSPRSLRKRKKMSDVTNMNQRTCRLDISSPTQTVYVVGTELKVILYRCAPPEAKFFSIKCTPNVHYKVTPPTKDKNTLPQPFTPNSILIITMDTVSETAFDSKLSVRYYGEKSETLVDAVLHLTAVEISLDVDADRDGVVEKNNPNKASWKWGPNGHGAVLLVNCDSETIYKKKLDSENNEISKVSDLQDMSKMILRTNGPSQLPEGYKLSMYISQTTSESVRVFRPRTNVQKDNVWKYKLLKLFLKDYLMVVGMKKLTQEVPYLGGNTELVFYVEGLRFPDKDFDGLITINLSLLEPSGKDIPETPIFTDKVIFHISPWIMTPNTLKPVEVYVCSTTDNYKFLKSIKNLVEKSGYKLKICYEYMNRGDRWMQDEIELGYIDSPHHRFPVVLDSPRDRGLQDFPYESLLGPDFGYVTRHALNEEVSSLDSFGNLEVTPPVTVNGKSYPLGRIIIGVAFPTATGGRNMTQVVQDFLWAQKVQEPIALYSDWLAVGHVDEFMTFVPAPDRKKFRLLLASPDAGYKVFKSLQNKGHGKLEMFPGMPEAISVNEILSDKKLQAENRYVQSCIDWNRDVLKKELGLDEEDIIDLPILFKVIEEEEEKKSIPRVAAYYPDMVNMIVLGDQLGIPKPFGPQVKGQCVLETEMCSLLEPLGLKCTFIDDFASYHKLLGEVHCGSNVRREPSPFRWWNLDL; this is encoded by the exons GTGTGCCCCACCAGAGGCCAAGTTCTTCTCAATAAAATGTACCCCAAACGTGCATTACAAGGTCACGCCCCCGACCAAGGACAAAAACACCCTTCCGCAGCCCTTCACCCCAAACTCTATCCTCATCATCACCATGGACACAGTCAGTGAGACTGCATTTGACAGCAAG TTATCTGTGAGGTACTATGGGGAGAAATCAGAGACTCTTGTGGACGCCGTGCTGCATCTGACTGCTGTTG AGATATCTCTGGACGTAGATGCCGATCGAGATGGCGTTGTTGAGAAAAACAATCCAAACAAG GCATCCTGGAAATGGGGTCCTAATGGCCACGGTGCAGTTTTGCTGGTTAACTGTGACTCCGAGACCATATACAAGAAGAAACTGGACAGTGAGAATAATGAGATCAGTAAAGTCTCGG ATTTGCAGGACATGTCCAAGATGATCTTGCGTACCAACGGGCCATCTCAACTGCCTGAAGGCTATAAGCTGAGCATGTACATCTCACAGACCACTTCAGAGAGCGTGAGAGTCTTCAGACCTCGGACAAATGTACAAAAAGACAATGTGTGGA AGTACAAATTGCTGAAGTTGTTCCTGAAAGATTATCTCATGGTGGTGGGAATGAAGAAGCTGACGCAGGAAGTGCCCTATCTGGGAGGAAACACCGAACTGGTGTTCTATGTAGAAGGTCTTCGCTTCCCTGATAAAGACTTTGATGGGCTCATCACCATCAACCTTAGTCTACTAGAGCCCAGTGGCAAG GATATCCCTGAAACACCCATCTTTACAGATAAAGTCATTTTTCACATTTCGCCCTGGATCATGACCCCTAACACCCTCAAACCTGTTGAGGTGTATGTGTGCAG CACAACTGATAACTACAAGTTCCTGAAGAGCATTAAGAACCTGGTGGAGAAGAGTGGCTACAAACTGAAGATATGTTACGAGTACATGAACCGAGGTGACCGCTGGATGCAG GATGAGATTGAGTTAGGCTACATTGACTCTCCTCATCATCGGTTTCCTGTTGTACTGGATTCTCCTCGTGATAGAGGCCTTCAGGATTTCCCCTACGAGTCCCTGCTG GGACCAGACTTTGGGTATGTGACACGGCATGCTTTGAATGAGGAGGTGAGCAGTCTGGACTCCTTTGGTAACCTGGAGGTTACTCCACCAGTCACAGTGAACGGGAAAAGTTACCCACTCGGCAGGATTATCATTGGAGTGGCGTTCCCTAC TGCAACAGGTGGGCGCAACATGACCCAAGTCGTCCAAGATTTCTTGTGGGCACAGAAGGTTCAAGAGCCAATAGCGCTCtactctgattggctggctgTGGGTCATGTGGACGAGTTCATGACCTTTGTCCCAGCCCCTGACCGAAAG aAATTCCGGTTGCTGCTGGCCAGCCCCGATGCCGGATACAAAGTTTTCAAAAGCTTACAAAACAAAGGACATGGAAAATTGGAAATGTTTCCAG GTATGCCAGAGGCCATTTCTGTTAATGAGATCCTGAGTGACAAAAAGCTACAGGCTGAAAACCGATACGTGCAG AGCTGTATTGACTGGAACAGGGATGTGCTGAAGAAAGAACTGGGGTTGGATGAAGAGGACATCATCGATTTGCCCATCCTGTTTAAAGTtatagaagaagaagaagagaagaaatcGATCCCTAGGGTGGCGGCTTACTACCCCGACATG GTGAACATGATCGTGTTGGGGGACCAGCTGGGCATCCCAAAACCTTTTGGGCCCCAGGTAAAAGGCCAGTGTGTCCTGGAGACAGAGATGTGTTCTCTTCTGGAGCCTCTAGGCCTCAAATGTACCTTCATTGATGACTTTGCCTCGTACCACAAACTTCTGGGTGAAGTTCACTGCGGTTCCAACGTTCGTCGAGAACCATCCCCTTTCAGATGGTGGAACCTAGacctgtga
- the padi2 gene encoding protein-arginine deiminase type-2 isoform X2 → MVSRRSLTIDTEKPTKTTYVVGTELTVNLNRCAPPEAKFFSIKCTPNVHYKVTPPTKDKNTLPQPFTPNSILIITMDTVSETAFDSKLSVRYYGEKSETLVDAVLHLTAVEISLDVDADRDGVVEKNNPNKASWKWGPNGHGAVLLVNCDSETIYKKKLDSENNEISKVSDLQDMSKMILRTNGPSQLPEGYKLSMYISQTTSESVRVFRPRTNVQKDNVWKYKLLKLFLKDYLMVVGMKKLTQEVPYLGGNTELVFYVEGLRFPDKDFDGLITINLSLLEPSGKDIPETPIFTDKVIFHISPWIMTPNTLKPVEVYVCSTTDNYKFLKSIKNLVEKSGYKLKICYEYMNRGDRWMQDEIELGYIDSPHHRFPVVLDSPRDRGLQDFPYESLLGPDFGYVTRHALNEEVSSLDSFGNLEVTPPVTVNGKSYPLGRIIIGVAFPTATGGRNMTQVVQDFLWAQKVQEPIALYSDWLAVGHVDEFMTFVPAPDRKKFRLLLASPDAGYKVFKSLQNKGHGKLEMFPGMPEAISVNEILSDKKLQAENRYVQSCIDWNRDVLKKELGLDEEDIIDLPILFKVIEEEEEKKSIPRVAAYYPDMVNMIVLGDQLGIPKPFGPQVKGQCVLETEMCSLLEPLGLKCTFIDDFASYHKLLGEVHCGSNVRREPSPFRWWNLDL, encoded by the exons GTGTGCCCCACCAGAGGCCAAGTTCTTCTCAATAAAATGTACCCCAAACGTGCATTACAAGGTCACGCCCCCGACCAAGGACAAAAACACCCTTCCGCAGCCCTTCACCCCAAACTCTATCCTCATCATCACCATGGACACAGTCAGTGAGACTGCATTTGACAGCAAG TTATCTGTGAGGTACTATGGGGAGAAATCAGAGACTCTTGTGGACGCCGTGCTGCATCTGACTGCTGTTG AGATATCTCTGGACGTAGATGCCGATCGAGATGGCGTTGTTGAGAAAAACAATCCAAACAAG GCATCCTGGAAATGGGGTCCTAATGGCCACGGTGCAGTTTTGCTGGTTAACTGTGACTCCGAGACCATATACAAGAAGAAACTGGACAGTGAGAATAATGAGATCAGTAAAGTCTCGG ATTTGCAGGACATGTCCAAGATGATCTTGCGTACCAACGGGCCATCTCAACTGCCTGAAGGCTATAAGCTGAGCATGTACATCTCACAGACCACTTCAGAGAGCGTGAGAGTCTTCAGACCTCGGACAAATGTACAAAAAGACAATGTGTGGA AGTACAAATTGCTGAAGTTGTTCCTGAAAGATTATCTCATGGTGGTGGGAATGAAGAAGCTGACGCAGGAAGTGCCCTATCTGGGAGGAAACACCGAACTGGTGTTCTATGTAGAAGGTCTTCGCTTCCCTGATAAAGACTTTGATGGGCTCATCACCATCAACCTTAGTCTACTAGAGCCCAGTGGCAAG GATATCCCTGAAACACCCATCTTTACAGATAAAGTCATTTTTCACATTTCGCCCTGGATCATGACCCCTAACACCCTCAAACCTGTTGAGGTGTATGTGTGCAG CACAACTGATAACTACAAGTTCCTGAAGAGCATTAAGAACCTGGTGGAGAAGAGTGGCTACAAACTGAAGATATGTTACGAGTACATGAACCGAGGTGACCGCTGGATGCAG GATGAGATTGAGTTAGGCTACATTGACTCTCCTCATCATCGGTTTCCTGTTGTACTGGATTCTCCTCGTGATAGAGGCCTTCAGGATTTCCCCTACGAGTCCCTGCTG GGACCAGACTTTGGGTATGTGACACGGCATGCTTTGAATGAGGAGGTGAGCAGTCTGGACTCCTTTGGTAACCTGGAGGTTACTCCACCAGTCACAGTGAACGGGAAAAGTTACCCACTCGGCAGGATTATCATTGGAGTGGCGTTCCCTAC TGCAACAGGTGGGCGCAACATGACCCAAGTCGTCCAAGATTTCTTGTGGGCACAGAAGGTTCAAGAGCCAATAGCGCTCtactctgattggctggctgTGGGTCATGTGGACGAGTTCATGACCTTTGTCCCAGCCCCTGACCGAAAG aAATTCCGGTTGCTGCTGGCCAGCCCCGATGCCGGATACAAAGTTTTCAAAAGCTTACAAAACAAAGGACATGGAAAATTGGAAATGTTTCCAG GTATGCCAGAGGCCATTTCTGTTAATGAGATCCTGAGTGACAAAAAGCTACAGGCTGAAAACCGATACGTGCAG AGCTGTATTGACTGGAACAGGGATGTGCTGAAGAAAGAACTGGGGTTGGATGAAGAGGACATCATCGATTTGCCCATCCTGTTTAAAGTtatagaagaagaagaagagaagaaatcGATCCCTAGGGTGGCGGCTTACTACCCCGACATG GTGAACATGATCGTGTTGGGGGACCAGCTGGGCATCCCAAAACCTTTTGGGCCCCAGGTAAAAGGCCAGTGTGTCCTGGAGACAGAGATGTGTTCTCTTCTGGAGCCTCTAGGCCTCAAATGTACCTTCATTGATGACTTTGCCTCGTACCACAAACTTCTGGGTGAAGTTCACTGCGGTTCCAACGTTCGTCGAGAACCATCCCCTTTCAGATGGTGGAACCTAGacctgtga